A genomic segment from Manduca sexta isolate Smith_Timp_Sample1 chromosome 13, JHU_Msex_v1.0, whole genome shotgun sequence encodes:
- the LOC115448333 gene encoding DNA-directed RNA polymerase II subunit RPB7 yields the protein MFYHISLEHEILLHPRYFGPQLLDTVKQKLYIEVEGTCSGKYGFIIAITTIDSIGAGLIQPGQGFVVYPVKCKAIVFRPFKGEVLDAIVTQVNKVGMFAQIGPLTCFISHHSIPADMEFCPNVNPPCYKSKQEDNVIQEEDVIRLKIVGTRVDATGIFAIGTLMDDYLGLVTQ from the exons CTGCACCCAAGATATTTCGGACCTCAGCTACTGGATACAGTAAAACAGAAGTTATACATAGAAGTAGAAGGCACTTGTAGCGGCAA atatggttttattatagcaataacaacAATTGATAGTATAGGGGCGGGACTGATTCAGCCCGGGCAAGGGTTTGTGGTGTATCCTGTGAAATGCAAAGCCATAGTGTTCAGGCCGTTCAAAGGAGAGGTTCTTGATGCAATTGTCACACAGGTCAACAAG GTTGGAATGTTTGCACAAATTGGTCCGTTAACATGCTTTATATCTCACCAT TCAATCCCAGCGGATATGGAGTTCTGTCCCAATGTGAATCCCCCTTGCTACAAGAGCAAACAGGAAGATAATGTCATACAGGAAGAGGATGTGATTAGGCTAAAGATAGTGGGTACGAGGGTCGACGCCACTGGCATT TTCGCCATTGGCACCTTAATGGACGATTATTTAGGTTTAGTGAcacagtaa
- the LOC115448327 gene encoding LOW QUALITY PROTEIN: myosin-I heavy chain (The sequence of the model RefSeq protein was modified relative to this genomic sequence to represent the inferred CDS: inserted 1 base in 1 codon), giving the protein MRQIYQCSGPQCVCCVDRRSVHLTPLPMERLADEIDKMEEQENETGPGVPDMTMMPEITEHAINDNLKRRYKHDLVYTYTGSILVAVNPYKELGCYTMDHMQNYRNKAFGNMPPHVFALAESAYSSLQNGEKNQSVVISGESGAGKTETTKLILQYLCAAGGQASWAEQQILEANTVLEAFGNAKTVRNDNSSRFGKFVEVRLDHRGGIRGAVLRDFLLERARITGPAPRETNYHVFYQLVEGAKHNVELRNTLRLRDGVQFKYLRPEDEESRRVRACEQGRLEALQLALTVLQVPPHMCEGLFKVLAAVLWLGNIQFQDVDGERSALAPEDAEAVEAVASLLGLAPPTAQRVLLERQINVRGNVTDIPLRLHDARENRHAMARALYARTFAWLVRHVNSCSAPGREAARALGVLDIFGFENFASNSLEQLCINYANEKLHMFFNNYVFALEQEIYRQEGIVYNQIQFTDNAACLELLEKPPRCLLKLLSEQCHMPKGSDNAYLTNIQSEFGEHQSFVKGSRRKWEEEFGVQHYAGAVSYSVQGFVDKNRDTQQDAFIDHLSRSANPFVRELADYVQDLAPPGHDLSLSSPNSTGTTQRGTSKGRPTVVDTFRAQLQSLVDMLQVTDVWYVRCIKPNENKEAGKYSDHLVLEQLRYLGMNEIVRIRRDGYPVHLPTPLFQARYRCLLPHPRPAQPEIGTIMELVNAPKNDWQIGHTKIFMRTSVHSPLEAKRTALLQSSALLIQKWYKGVVKRRQYVQWRSAAVVLQAAWRGWKERCTFLRLRRAALTLQRHLRGAFAREVAAALREMRRVNQEIKLREERNSLQEKANQERAELETMADQLRGLSCANNARAESVNLDNLFDFLADVPTQRGAPDGEPDAHQPTIAEIGDSMDRLADDLHQELEHVLAAEMNELSKSHTEAQRKPDGAPSDAIPPPPPNTLPLQSCISPPASMTASLNGMTSSLTNGSSPLSNGDAMTSSLILPPPPPEEPPEESPVFPPPPMSTLPEPVGPPPPPPAKDTTPPELTNGVIPNGKLAVLNGKEPIYESVIPRPPSEVPVKEAPLSPPPPPQLPPENNGFASKEVDDEPSEAPLPPLPNNATQENTPSPPALPMDTCISPPPTMNGDSVSTDRSLRRRERVERRLIQLEAPAPATPPADTPPDLAEFAKLFFNDHPRSPEGTIIATLTRKSKSMEMLTKEEMVTYHKGNNIPTSHIQLHDPESVTAAVNIFRELCRYMRGELTSEKETQVIQSLIAKGLEREELRDEIIVQCVRQITECPVEEWAERVWLILCLCAVAWQPSRGLARYYSAWLRARARLVSPAAATSPSEPAARAAHCAQWCLDNCRGAAPRHLPPSTVEIAAMRRLGTIVCRFFFLDGRTKAIDVHPADTAAAAAARLADKLGLAPHARAGWAVYQQRAGAEEHVRPTHYLYDVIAAWEMQQGPGGGSADNRFVFKRRLFRGGRELPHDPIEVALLYAQAVHSVVKLDEFPVSEKVALQLAGLQAQVSLGEPPPSPPPPHTRAYYAHPDQFLPQRIARARPAHQWATILAQAHRQYGAGRAELTAKALYLSCVMQYPLYGVTLFPVTYKGYWAHGPNVLLGVGSEGVVLVRPADKVVLAEYPYNTIAALLMDPVDNGLTISLTHHGQHDGLRCIVLESAQKQEAAWLMAAYSPALGSGLADEPPRRAAPAAERARLAAALRAARRALVDSALLRRPADLSAGNFLRNTLRRLSKHKLEKLRMDIAAESQGESYKGFPAAYWCWSRTLPHSLTKLNEAEEVAAMQIFKDIMSHAGLTTNEGSTNNLANNNSISSQESESDDRVALAQALLQRCLQKDTLLNELYMQLIKQTTEHPEPSSRVSARHWALLCAAVGAALPAAKPLRRVLLAHLRYRQAALSAGEDAKFARRAEQVALSIAQVPRRLAAPSKEEILCAAARRPLHVRVLLLDGKQHGLVFGPAATADHLVTMLREKIGLSDAATGYALYEVCGGSGAGGSAGERALAGAERVGDVLARWERAGASAAACRLVFKKRLFLGERPLQTSCPAEMELLYYQVLHSVRHDRLPIETDEAVMLAALHAQVVGGECLGGGEECAAAAGAVLPPRLASPALPAPAVRLHHLXLRGTEPHAAMQRALTLAASWPLTRATIFDVMQSFTSNWPRALWLAVDARGLTLLRRGARAALVSHDHDQLLAVSPAPRALLLVTRADRKHAKLVLSTDQAYQIATLIKDYIEAVRGPVSPAAAPPAHAPA; this is encoded by the exons AACGGCGAGAAGAACCAATCGGTGGTGATATCTGGCGAGAGTGGAGCCGGCAAGACCGAAACCACTAAACTGATTCTGCAGTATTTGTGCGCGGCAGGTGGACAAGCCTCTTGGGCTGAGCAGCAGATCCTAGAAGCTAATACAGTTTTGGAAGCGTTTG GCAACGCAAAGACGGTCCGTAACGACAACTCGTCCCGTTTCGGCAAGTTCGTGGAGGTGCGACTGGACCATCGGGGGGGCATCCGTGGCGCGGTGCTGCGCGACTTCCTGCTGGAACGCGCCAGGATCACGGGGCCGGCGCCGCGCGAGACGAACTACCACGTGTTCTACCAGCTCGTCGAAGGGGCTAAG CACAATGTCGAACTGCGCAACACACTTCGCCTGCGCGACGGCGTGCAGTTCAAGTACCTGCGCCCCGAAGACGAGGAGTCGCGACGTGTTCGCGCCTGCGAGCAGGGACGGCTGGAGGCTCTGCAGCTGGCGCTCACCGTGCTCCAGGTGCCGCCGCACATGTGCGAGGGACTGTTCAAAGTGCTCGCCGCCGTGCTGTGGCTCGGGAATATACAGTTTCAG GACGTGGACGGCGAGCGTTCAGCGCTGGCCCCCGAAGACGCCGAGGCGGTGGAGGCGGTGGCGAGCCTGCTCGGACTCGCGCCGCCCACCGCGCAGCGCGTGCTGCTCGAGCGGCAGATCAACGTGCGCGGCAACGTCACCGACATACCGCTGCGGCTGCACGAC GCGCGCGAGAACCGTCACGCGATGGCGCGCGCGCTGTACGCGCGCACGTTCGCGTGGCTGGTGCGGCACGTGAACAGCTGCTCGGCGCCGGGCCGCGAGGCGGCGCGCGCGCTCGGCGTGCTCGACATCTTCGGCTTCGAGAACTTCGCCAGCAACTCGCTCGAGCAGCTCTGCatcaactacgccaacgagaaGCTACACATGTTCTTCAATAATTACGTCTTCGCGCTTGAACAGGAAAtt TACCGTCAGGAAGGCATAGTTTACAACCAAATACAGTTCACGGACAATGCTGCGTGTCTCGAGCTGCTGGAAAAGCCGCCGCGGTGCCTGCTCAAACTGCTCAGCGAACAATGTCACATGCCCAAG GGCTCCGACAACGCGTACCTGACCAACATACAAAGCGAGTTCGGCGAACATCAAAGCTTCGTGAAGGGTTCGCGGCGCAAGTGGGAAGAGGAGTTCGGAGTGCAGCACTACGCGGGCGCCGTGTCGTACAGCGTGCAGGGATTCGTCGACAAAAACCGGGACACGCAACAGGACGCGTTCATCGATCATCTAAGCAGGTCCGCGAATCCGTTCGTGCGGGAGCTGGCTGATTACGTGCAGGACTTGGCGCCTCCGGGACAT GACTTGTCTCTATCGAGCCCGAACTCGACTGGCACGACTCAGCGCGGCACGTCTAAGGGGCGGCCCACAGTGGTGGACACGTTCAGAGCGCAGCTGCAGTCGTTGGTGGACATGTTGCAAGTTACTGACGTGTG GTACGTGCGCTGCATAAAACCAAACGAAAATAAGGAGGCGGGCAAGTACAGCGACCACCTGGTCCTGGAACAGCTGCGGTACCTCGGCATGAACGAGATCGTGCGCATACGCCGCGACGGGTACCCGGTGCACCTGCCCACGCCGCTGTTCCAGGCGCGGTACCGGTGTCTGCTGCCGCATCCGAGGCCCGCGCAGCCGGAGATCGG AACCATAATGGAGCTGGTGAATGCGCCGAAAAACGACTGGCAGATTGGTCACACGAAGATATTCATGAGGACGTCGGTGCACTCGCCGCTCGAGGCCAAGCGGACAGCGCTGTTGCAGTCTTCCGCTCTGCTCATACAAAAG TGGTACAAGGGCGTGGTGAAGCGCCGTCAGTACGTGCAGTGGCGCAGCGCGGCGGTGGTGCTGCAAGCGGCGTGGCGCGGCTGGAAGGAGCGCTGCACGTTCCTGCgtctgcgccgcgccgcgctcacCCTGCAGCGGCATCTGCGCGGCGCCTTCGCCAGGGAGGTCGCCGCTGCGCTGCGAGAGATGCGACGCGTCAACCAAGAGATCAAATTGAGAGAGGAGAGGAACAG TCTCCAAGAGAAAGCGAACCAAGAGCGAGCAGAATTAGAAACGATGGCGGACCAGCTGCGCGGCCTCTCGTGCGCGAACAACGCGCGCGCCGAGTCCGTGAACCTGGACAACCTGTTCGACTTCCTGGCGGACGTGCCCACGCAGCGCGGCGCGCCCGACGGCGAGCCCGACGCGCACCAGCCCACCATCGCCGAGATCGGAGACTCCATGGACCGGCTGGCCGACGATCTTCATCAGGAG CTGGAGCACGTACTGGCAGCGGAGATGAACGAACTGAGCAAATCGCACACAGAAGCGCAGCGCAAGCCGGACGGAGCCCCATCAGATGCAATACCACCGCCGCCACCGAACACGCTCCCCCTGCAGTCATGCATCTCACCACCCGCATCGATGACGGCATCGTTGAACGGTATGACGTCATCGCTGACGAACGGCTCGTCGCCGCTGTCGAACGGGGACGCGATGACGTCATCCTTGATACTgccaccgccgccgcccgaGGAGCCACCTGAAGAGTCACCGGTGTTCCCTCCGCCGCCGATGAGTACTCTGCCGGAGCCTGTTGGACCTCCGCCACCGCCGCCGGCTAAAG ACACAACACCACCAGAGTTGACGAACGGAGTGATCCCTAACGGCAAGCTGGCGGTGTTGAACGGCAAGGAGCCGATATACGAGTCGGTGATACCGCGGCCGCCTTCCGAAGTGCCGGTGAAGGAGGCGCCGCTgtccccgccgccgccgccccaaCTGCCTCCAGAAAACAATGG ATTTGCCAGTAAAGAAGTGGATGATGAGCCGTCAGAAGCTCCCCTACCGCCGCTGCCAAACAACGCAACACAAGAGAACACCCCGTCGCCGCCCGCCTTACCTATGGACACGTGCATAAGCCCGCCGCCCACTATGAACGGGGACTCTGTT AGCACGGACCGCAGCCTGCGGCGGCGCGAGCGCGTGGAGCGGCGGCTGATCCAGCTGGAGGCGCCGGCGCCCGCCACGCCGCCCGCCGACACGCCGCCCGACCTCGCCGAGTTCGCCAAGCTCTTCTTCAACGATCATCCGCGCTCGCCAGAAG GGACAATAATCGCAACGTTGACGCGCAAGAGCAAGTCGATGGAGATGCTGACCAAAGAGGAGATGGTCACCTACCACAAGGGCAACAACATACCCACCTCGCACATACAACTGCACGACCCGGAGAGCGTCACGGCCGCTGTTAATATTTTTCGA gaattaTGCCGTTACATGCGAGGCGAGCTGACATCCGAGAAGGAAACCCAAGTGATCCAGTCACTGATCGCCAAGGGATTGGAGCGCGAGGAACTCCGGGACGAAATCATAGTGCAGTGTGTCAGACAG ATAACGGAGTGTCCGGTGGAGGAGTGGGCGGAGCGCGTGTGGCTGATCCTGTGCCTGTGCGCGGTGGCGTGGCAGCCCAGCCGCGGCCTGGCGCGCTACTACAGCGCCTGGCTGCGGGCCCGCGCGCGCCTCGTGtcgcccgccgccgccacctcGCCCTCCGagcccgccgcccgcgccgcgcacTGCGCGCAGTGGTGCCTCGACAACTGCCGCGGCGCCGCGCCGAGGCACCTGCCGCCCAGCACCGTCGAGATCGCT GCGATGCGCCGCCTCGGCACGATAGTGTGCCGATTCTTCTTCCTGGACGGGCGCACGAAGGCGATCGACGTGCACCCGGCGGacacggcggcggcggcggcggcgcggctggCGGACAAGCTGGGCCtggcgccgcacgcgcgcgccgGCTGGGCCGTGTACCAGCAGCGCGCAGGCGCCGAGGAGCACGTGCGCCCCACACACTACTTGTACGATGTCATCGCTGCTTGGGAAAT GCAACAAGGTCCGGGTGGCGGTTCGGCAGACAACCGATTCGTGTTCAAACGACGTTTGTTCCGCGGTGGGAGGGAACTACCCCATGACCCCATCGAAGTAGCACTACTGTACGCTCAAGCCGTACACAGCGTCGTCAAG CTGGACGAGTTCCCCGTGTCGGAGAAGGTGGCGCTGCAGCTGGCGGGGCTGCAGGCGCAGGTGTCGCTGGGCGAGCCGCCGCCgagcccgccgccgccgcacaCGCGCGCCTACTACGCGCACCCCGACCAGTTCCTGCCGCAGCGCATCGCACGCGCACGGCCCGCGCACCAGTGG GCCACGATCCTTGCGCAAGCGCATCGACAGTACGGCGCGGGGCGGGCCGAGTTAACCGCTAAAGCGCTGTACCTGTCGTGCGTCATGCAGTACCCGCTGTACGGGGTCACACTGTTCCCTGTCACGTACAAGGGATACTGGGCTCATG GTCCCAACGTGTTACTGGGCGTCGGCTCCGAGGGCGTGGTGCTCGTCCGCCCTGCCGACAAGGTGGTACTCGCCGAATACCCGTACAACACGATCGCGGCGCTGCTCATGGATCCCGTGGACAACGGGCTCACCATTAGCCTCACGCACCACGGACAGCATGACGGGCTCAG GTGCATAGTGCTGGAGTCTGCGCAGAAGCAGGAGGCGGCGTGGCTGATGGCGGCGTACAGCCCGGCGCTGGGCAGCGGGCTGGCGGAcgagccgccgcgccgcgccgcgcctgcCGCCGAGCGCGCGCGCCTGGCCGCCGCCctgcgcgccgcgcgccgcgcgctcgTCGACTCCGCGCTGCTGCGCCGCCCCGCCGACCTCTCCGCCGGCAACTTCCTGCGCAACACCTTGCGCAG gttAAGCAAGCACAAGCTAGAGAAGTTGCGGATGGACATCGCGGCAGAGTCACAAGGCGAGTCTTATAAGGGCTTCCCAGCCGCATACTGGTGCTGGTCGCGTACATTACCGCACTCTCTCACCAAGCTCAATGAGGCCGAAGAGGTCGCCGCAATGCAGATATTCAAG GACATCATGAGTCATGCTGGTCTGACTACGAACGAAGGGAGCACCAATAACTTGGCGAACAATAATAGTATCAGCAGCCAGGAGAGCGAGAGCGACGACCGCGTTGCGCTTGCGCAAGCGTTGTTACAGCGCTGCCTGCAAAAGGACACGTTACTCAACGAGTTGTATATGCAACTCATCAAGCAG ACGACGGAGCACCCGGAGCCGTCGTCGCGCGTGTCGGCGCGGCACTGGGCGCTGCTGTGCGCGGCGGTGGGCGCGGCGCTGCCGGCCGCCAAGCCGCTGCGGCGCGTGCTGCTGGCGCACCTGCGCTACCGCCAGGCCGCGCTCTCCGCTGGCGAGGACGCCAAGTTCGCACGCCGCGCTGAACAG GTGGCTCTAAGCATAGCGCAAGTGCCGCGTCGTCTGGCGGCGCCGTCCAAGGAGGAGATCctgtgcgcggcggcgcggcgtccgCTGCATGTGCGCGTGCTGCTGCTGGACGGCAAGCAGCACGGCCTGGTGTTCGGGCCCGCCGCCACCGCCGACCACCTCGTCACCATGCTCAGGGAGAAGATCGGGCTCAGCGACGCGGCCACGG GTTACGCGTTGTACGAGGTGTGCGGCGGGTCGGGCGCGGGCGGCAGTGCGGGCGAGCGCGCGCTGGCGGGCGCCGAGCGCGTCGGCGACGTGCTCGCACGCTGGGAGCGCGCCGGCGCCTCCGCCGCCGCCTGCAG ACTGGTGTTCAAGAAGCGCTTGTTCCTCGGCGAACGGCCGCTGCAAACGTCGTGTCCGGCGGAAATGGAACTATTGTACTACCAAGTGCTACACTCGGTGCGACACGACCGGCTGCCGATAGAGACCGACGAGGCT GTGATGCTGGCGGCGCTGCACGCGCAGGTGGTGGGCGGCGAGTGTCTCGGCGGCGGCGAGgagtgcgcggcggcggcgggcgccgTGCTGCCCCCGCGCCTCGCCTCCCCCGCGCTGCCCGCGCCCGCCGTGCGCCTGCACCACC AGCTGCGCGGCACCGAGCCGCACGCCGCCATGCAGCGCGCCCTCACGCTCGCCGCCTCCTGGCCGCTCACCAGGGCCACCATCTTCGACGTCATG CAATCGTTCACATCAAACTGGCCACGTGCGTTGTGGCTGGCGGTGGACGCGCGTGGGCTGACGCTGCTGCGGCGCGGCGCACGCGCAGCACTGGTATCGCACGACCACGACCAGCTGCTCGCCGTGTCGCCCGCGCCGCGTGCCCTGTTGCTCGTCACGCGCGCCGATCGTAAGCACGCCAAGCTCGTGCTCTCCACCGACCAG GCGTACCAGATCGCGACGCTGATCAAGGACTACATCGAGGCGGTGCGCGGGCCGGTGTCGCCGGCCGCGGCACCGCCTGCGCATGCGCCCGCGTGA